A segment of the Patescibacteria group bacterium genome:
CATAAGCATTCTTTGAAATTGCCCTCCGGAAAGATCCCCAATTCTTTTTTTCAAAAATCCCTCATCTTTTATTCCAACCAACTCTAAATATTCCATTATATCATTTTTATCTTTCTTCTTTAAGGAAAGAAATTCAAAAACAGACAATGGTAAGTCGGCAACCTTCATCTGAGTAAGGCCCTGAGGAAGATAACCAATTTTTGCTTTCGGAGACCATTTAATCTCACCCCTGTAGCCAGGGATTAAACCGAGTAGTGTTTTAAGTAAAACTGTCTTACCGGAGCCATTTGGACCAAGAACAGTCAAAAACTCCCCTTCTTTAATTGAAAAGGACCTGTCTTCAACTATATTATCTTTGCCAAAACTAATAGACAAATTTTTTACTTCCAATATATTGCTCATAATTTATTTTTTGAAACTCGCGAAAGTGGCTTATTGCCAATATAGGTGCTTTCTAAAAAGTCGTCAAGAAACTCTGCTCCAATATTTTTTGCTCCGCTCAAACAGATGTCTAAATATTTTTTCTGAACCCCGCACCCAAACTTGAAATTTGTTCTTGGCTGACTTTTTGCCTGAAAAGTTATGCCACTTACTTGATTATTATCCTCTGTCTGAATATTAACCTTCATACATTTATAGATAATTTCTCTCTCTTTCAATAGGTCTAATTCCTTATCATTTACCTCAAAATATACTCCGTTTATGACTGACTTTGGATTCTCCTCAATATCAAGAACAGCCACGGGTCCTTGTTCCCCTAACTTTCTTTTTGCTTGAAGATTAAAAACTCTTCTAAATCCAAACAACTTACCTTTTTTAATATTTTTAATACCTGGAATTGTTTTTTTAAGTGAATCAATGTTTATCAATGATCCATAACCGAAGACTATCATATTTTTATATATATTTAACAATAATTTAAGTATAGCATTTTAAATTAAAAAATCGAGAGCCTGCAAAGAATTGTTTAGCTAAAAAAAGACGGGGGTGTTCACCCCCCGCCAATAATACGTGTTTATTAGTCTTTCTTTTTCCTTAAAACAATATATAATAATATAATTATTACCAAAAATTCAGCAACAATCCCCGCCGATAGCCATACTTTCATGATAGGCTCAAAAACTTTTTTCTCTGTAATTTTTTCATTTGAATCGCTAATGCTATCCATGGTTTCTTTAAGCTGTGTCGTCAAAATAGTTGATGAGTCAATCACTTTCTTCAGATTTTTGTTTGCAATAACCAATAAATTAAGGTTCTTAGTTTCTTCCGCTTTTGAAGCATTCTTTTGGGAAAGACTATTTAGGAGTTTATTGACCTCCCCTGTCGACTGCGACATCGCGACTAACGCTTTATCAATTTCCTCATTCCTTGTTTTCAACGCAGTCTGACTAATTTTAGCTCCTTCAATTACACACAGACTAAGACTAGATACGTCAGCCCTGAGCTCCTTCAAAACTGAGCCATTATCAAGCTTGGATATATTTTCTTGAATCTTATCCAAAGCTAAGCTAGTGTCCAACTTTTG
Coding sequences within it:
- a CDS encoding metal ABC transporter ATP-binding protein: MSNILEVKNLSISFGKDNIVEDRSFSIKEGEFLTVLGPNGSGKTVLLKTLLGLIPGYRGEIKWSPKAKIGYLPQGLTQMKVADLPLSVFEFLSLKKKDKNDIMEYLELVGIKDEGFLKKRIGDLSGGQFQRMLMVWALFDEPNVLLFDEPTTGIDIHGEETVYNLLHRLQKEKELTIILITHDVNVVYKYSTDVLCMSKDNLCHAKPEEILNPEKLEEIYGMPVKFYKHNH
- a CDS encoding gamma-glutamylcyclotransferase, translating into MIVFGYGSLINIDSLKKTIPGIKNIKKGKLFGFRRVFNLQAKRKLGEQGPVAVLDIEENPKSVINGVYFEVNDKELDLLKEREIIYKCMKVNIQTEDNNQVSGITFQAKSQPRTNFKFGCGVQKKYLDICLSGAKNIGAEFLDDFLESTYIGNKPLSRVSKNKL